The Lagopus muta isolate bLagMut1 chromosome 8, bLagMut1 primary, whole genome shotgun sequence genome contains a region encoding:
- the MLPH gene encoding melanophilin isoform X8 produces the protein MDERSVPRVQRDLKCKIDQESSKREFLTHQSHLNETHCVHCLQPFKFLLNSKRQCLDCRFYTCKSCSRYNKREQGWVCDPCRLSRVVKIGSLEWYYEHVRSRFKRFGSAKVLQSLYGRLQPGQKGNSALLGLHDRVYSLPDINSECQHPANGGTGDDSGDEDDVLHGAEAECYNRMRKTKRLLSVHPFDFELDSEYSAQSRRQSAQLSPVAISSDAFQSFPDFSGPAEDAPREPRLEEADLAAVFHILREQEQHLSPPEQHFSTEVRLTLNARRRSLDRSSKPGSPWVEQPRSPYSADMDTSDEDVKGAPKLAACLPHHLKRRSRASSQENISHSSGSQIHELNKRMSVIERVLNRLEEKILVRSAESPATESQLDPDAEEEELKRKLEEFTSNISDREVSSEEEEREERKGVKRPEMSSSSDDVANEARKRSSAQALSEITAKALRAINATEKAVSESLQGQSWGSGGCALHLSMENGKEAAEAYRELEENVYLAAGKAYQLETTLSELEEGARHCGTTDSELSELEDKVASAAAQVQQAESEISDIESRIAALSAAGLTVKPVEKARKKSNGQAFHLCSPTPTSSPGESLDDVKAMSGPQVLRRRFNSPFEITGFDDSFDRNSVYRGSLTQRNPNGKNRRVERLFAKPVMTHLS, from the exons ATGGATGAACGCAGTGTGCCACGAGTTCAAAG GGACCTGAAGTGCAAGATAGACCAGGAAAGCAGCAAGAGAGAGTTCCTGACCCACCAGTCCCACCTGAACGAAACGCACTGcgtgcactgcctgcagcccttcAAGTTCCTGCTGAACAGCAAGCGGCAGTGCCTGGATTGCCGCTTCTACACCTGCAAGAGCTGCAGCCGCTACAACaagagggagcagggctgggtctGTGACCCCTGCCGCCTCTCCAG GGTGGTGAAGATTGGTTCCCTCGAGTGGTACTACGAGCACGTGCGGTCCCGTTTCAAGAGGTTTGGAAGTGCCAAGGTGCTGCAGTCCCTCTACggcaggctgcagccagggcaGAAGGGGAATTCAGCTCTTCTAG GTCTTCATGACAGAGTTTACAGCCTGCCAGACATCAACA GTGAATGCCAGCACCCTGCCAATGGTGGCACTGGGGATGACAGTGGTGATGAGGATGATGTGCTCCACGGAGCTGAAGCAGAGTGCTACAACAGA ATGCGCAAGACAAAGCGCCTGCTGTCCGTGCACCCCTTTGATTTCGAGCTGGACTCGGAGTACTCTGCCCAGTCTCGCCGCCAATCTGCCCAGCTCTCTCCAGTGGCCATCAGCTCTGATGCTTTCCAG TCCTTCCCAGATTTCTCTGGCCCAGCTGAGGATGCTCCCCGAGAGCCCCGGCTGGAGGAGGCTGACCTGGCAGCTGTGTTCCACATCTTgagggagcaggagcagcacctcAGCCCTCCGGAGCAGCACTTCAGCACAGAGGTTCGACTCACGCTCAATGCACGCAGACGGAGCCTGGACAGAAGTTCAAAGCCTG GCAGCCCCTGGGTGGAGCAGCCCCGGTCCCCCTACTCTGCAGACATGGACACCTCTGATGAGGATGTGAAGGGAGCCCCAAAGCtcgctgcctgcctgcctcacCACCTGAAACGCCGGAGCAGAGCCTCCTCCCAGGAGAACATCAGCCACAGCTCGGGAAGTCAG ATTCACGAGCTCAACAAACGCATGTCAGTGATTGAACGCGTGCTGAACCGCTTGGAGGAAAAAATCCTGGTGCGCTCTGCTGAG TCTCCGGCCACAGAGTCCCAGCTTGATCCTgatgctgaggaggaggagttGAAGAGGAAGCTGGAGGAGTTCACCAGCAACATCAGCGACAGAGAAGTCtcttctgaagaagaggagcgtgaagaaaggaagggagtgAAGAGACCTGAGATGAGCTCCTCCAGTGATGATGTGGCCAATGAAGCTCGAAAG AGGTCCTCAGCTCAGGCTTTGAGTGAAATCACGGCCAAAGCACTGAGAGCCATAAATGCCACGGAGAAAGCGGTCTCTGAGTCACTGCAAGGACAGAGCTGGGGCAGTggtggctgtgctctgcatctCAGCATGGAGAATGGGAAAGAGGCGGCTGAAGCATACCGTGAGCTTGAGGAAAAT GTCTACCTGGCTGCTGGGAAGGCCTATCAGCTGGAGACAACCCTGTCAGAGCTCGAGGAAGGGGCTCGGCACTGCGGCACGACCGACTCGGAGCTGTCGGAGCTGGAGGACAAAGTGGCCTCGGCAGCTGCGCAGGTACAGCAGGCAGAGAGCGAG ATATCGGATATTGAATCTCGAATCGCAGCTCTGTCTGCTGCGGGGCTGACGGTGAAGCCGGTGGAAAAGGCAAGGAAGAAATCAAATGGGCAG GCTTTCCACCTCTGCTCCCCCACCCCCACCAGCAGTCCAGGGGAGTCTTTGGATGATGTTAAG GCGATGTCTGGGCCCCAGGTCCTCAGGAGGAGGTTCAACAGTCCCTTTGAGATCACTG GCTTCGATGACTCCTTTGACCGCAACTCGGTTTACCGCGGCTCGCTGACGCAGAGGAACCCCAATGGGAAGAACAGGAGAGTGGAGCGTCTGTTTGCG AAGCCAGTGATGACCCACTTGTCCTGA
- the MLPH gene encoding melanophilin isoform X6 — protein sequence MPCLRACFPWGGALRPVGSTLPAQHEWFGSSSCKMGRKLDLSKLTDEEAKHVWEVVQRDFDLRKKEEERLEDLKCKIDQESSKREFLTHQSHLNETHCVHCLQPFKFLLNSKRQCLDCRFYTCKSCSRYNKREQGWVCDPCRLSRVVKIGSLEWYYEHVRSRFKRFGSAKVLQSLYGRLQPGQKGNSALLGLHDRVYSLPDINSECQHPANGGTGDDSGDEDDVLHGAEAECYNRSFPDFSGPAEDAPREPRLEEADLAAVFHILREQEQHLSPPEQHFSTEVRLTLNARRRSLDRSSKPGSPWVEQPRSPYSADMDTSDEDVKGAPKLAACLPHHLKRRSRASSQENISHSSGSQIHELNKRMSVIERVLNRLEEKILVRSAESPATESQLDPDAEEEELKRKLEEFTSNISDREVSSEEEEREERKGVKRPEMSSSSDDVANEARKRSSAQALSEITAKALRAINATEKAVSESLQGQSWGSGGCALHLSMENGKEAAEAYRELEENVYLAAGKAYQLETTLSELEEGARHCGTTDSELSELEDKVASAAAQVQQAESEISDIESRIAALSAAGLTVKPVEKARKKSNGQAFHLCSPTPTSSPGESLDDVKAMSGPQVLRRRFNSPFEITGFDDSFDRNSVYRGSLTQRNPNGKNRRVERLFAKPVMTHLS from the exons ATGCCCTGCCTCCGTGCTTGCTTTCCTTGGGGAGGTGCTTTAAGACCTGTTGGATCTACGCTCCCTGCACAACACGAGTGGTTTGGCA GCTCGTCGTGCAAGATGGGGAGGAAGCTGGATCTCTCCAAGCTGACCGATGAGGAGGCCAAGCATGTCTGGGAGGTGGTTCAGCGTGACTTCGACCTGcggaagaaagaggaggagcgGTTGGA GGACCTGAAGTGCAAGATAGACCAGGAAAGCAGCAAGAGAGAGTTCCTGACCCACCAGTCCCACCTGAACGAAACGCACTGcgtgcactgcctgcagcccttcAAGTTCCTGCTGAACAGCAAGCGGCAGTGCCTGGATTGCCGCTTCTACACCTGCAAGAGCTGCAGCCGCTACAACaagagggagcagggctgggtctGTGACCCCTGCCGCCTCTCCAG GGTGGTGAAGATTGGTTCCCTCGAGTGGTACTACGAGCACGTGCGGTCCCGTTTCAAGAGGTTTGGAAGTGCCAAGGTGCTGCAGTCCCTCTACggcaggctgcagccagggcaGAAGGGGAATTCAGCTCTTCTAG GTCTTCATGACAGAGTTTACAGCCTGCCAGACATCAACA GTGAATGCCAGCACCCTGCCAATGGTGGCACTGGGGATGACAGTGGTGATGAGGATGATGTGCTCCACGGAGCTGAAGCAGAGTGCTACAACAGA TCCTTCCCAGATTTCTCTGGCCCAGCTGAGGATGCTCCCCGAGAGCCCCGGCTGGAGGAGGCTGACCTGGCAGCTGTGTTCCACATCTTgagggagcaggagcagcacctcAGCCCTCCGGAGCAGCACTTCAGCACAGAGGTTCGACTCACGCTCAATGCACGCAGACGGAGCCTGGACAGAAGTTCAAAGCCTG GCAGCCCCTGGGTGGAGCAGCCCCGGTCCCCCTACTCTGCAGACATGGACACCTCTGATGAGGATGTGAAGGGAGCCCCAAAGCtcgctgcctgcctgcctcacCACCTGAAACGCCGGAGCAGAGCCTCCTCCCAGGAGAACATCAGCCACAGCTCGGGAAGTCAG ATTCACGAGCTCAACAAACGCATGTCAGTGATTGAACGCGTGCTGAACCGCTTGGAGGAAAAAATCCTGGTGCGCTCTGCTGAG TCTCCGGCCACAGAGTCCCAGCTTGATCCTgatgctgaggaggaggagttGAAGAGGAAGCTGGAGGAGTTCACCAGCAACATCAGCGACAGAGAAGTCtcttctgaagaagaggagcgtgaagaaaggaagggagtgAAGAGACCTGAGATGAGCTCCTCCAGTGATGATGTGGCCAATGAAGCTCGAAAG AGGTCCTCAGCTCAGGCTTTGAGTGAAATCACGGCCAAAGCACTGAGAGCCATAAATGCCACGGAGAAAGCGGTCTCTGAGTCACTGCAAGGACAGAGCTGGGGCAGTggtggctgtgctctgcatctCAGCATGGAGAATGGGAAAGAGGCGGCTGAAGCATACCGTGAGCTTGAGGAAAAT GTCTACCTGGCTGCTGGGAAGGCCTATCAGCTGGAGACAACCCTGTCAGAGCTCGAGGAAGGGGCTCGGCACTGCGGCACGACCGACTCGGAGCTGTCGGAGCTGGAGGACAAAGTGGCCTCGGCAGCTGCGCAGGTACAGCAGGCAGAGAGCGAG ATATCGGATATTGAATCTCGAATCGCAGCTCTGTCTGCTGCGGGGCTGACGGTGAAGCCGGTGGAAAAGGCAAGGAAGAAATCAAATGGGCAG GCTTTCCACCTCTGCTCCCCCACCCCCACCAGCAGTCCAGGGGAGTCTTTGGATGATGTTAAG GCGATGTCTGGGCCCCAGGTCCTCAGGAGGAGGTTCAACAGTCCCTTTGAGATCACTG GCTTCGATGACTCCTTTGACCGCAACTCGGTTTACCGCGGCTCGCTGACGCAGAGGAACCCCAATGGGAAGAACAGGAGAGTGGAGCGTCTGTTTGCG AAGCCAGTGATGACCCACTTGTCCTGA
- the MLPH gene encoding melanophilin isoform X5 has product MGRKLDLSKLTDEEAKHVWEVVQRDFDLRKKEEERLEDLKCKIDQESSKREFLTHQSHLNETHCVHCLQPFKFLLNSKRQCLDCRFYTCKSCSRYNKREQGWVCDPCRLSRVVKIGSLEWYYEHVRSRFKRFGSAKVLQSLYGRLQPGQKGNSALLGLHDRVYSLPDINSECQHPANGGTGDDSGDEDDVLHGAEAECYNRMRKTKRLLSVHPFDFELDSEYSAQSRRQSAQLSPVAISSDAFQSFPDFSGPAEDAPREPRLEEADLAAVFHILREQEQHLSPPEQHFSTEVRLTLNARRRSLDRSSKPGSPWVEQPRSPYSADMDTSDEDVKGAPKLAACLPHHLKRRSRASSQENISHSSGSQIHELNKRMSVIERVLNRLEEKILVRSAESPATESQLDPDAEEEELKRKLEEFTSNISDREVSSEEEEREERKGVKRPEMSSSSDDVANEARKRSSAQALSEITAKALRAINATEKAVSESLQGQSWGSGGCALHLSMENGKEAAEAYRELEENVYLAAGKAYQLETTLSELEEGARHCGTTDSELSELEDKVASAAAQVQQAESEISDIESRIAALSAAGLTVKPVEKARKKSNGQAFHLCSPTPTSSPGESLDDVKAMSGPQVLRRRFNSPFEITGFDDSFDRNSVYRGSLTQRNPNGKNRRVERLFAKPVMTHLS; this is encoded by the exons ATGGGGAGGAAGCTGGATCTCTCCAAGCTGACCGATGAGGAGGCCAAGCATGTCTGGGAGGTGGTTCAGCGTGACTTCGACCTGcggaagaaagaggaggagcgGTTGGA GGACCTGAAGTGCAAGATAGACCAGGAAAGCAGCAAGAGAGAGTTCCTGACCCACCAGTCCCACCTGAACGAAACGCACTGcgtgcactgcctgcagcccttcAAGTTCCTGCTGAACAGCAAGCGGCAGTGCCTGGATTGCCGCTTCTACACCTGCAAGAGCTGCAGCCGCTACAACaagagggagcagggctgggtctGTGACCCCTGCCGCCTCTCCAG GGTGGTGAAGATTGGTTCCCTCGAGTGGTACTACGAGCACGTGCGGTCCCGTTTCAAGAGGTTTGGAAGTGCCAAGGTGCTGCAGTCCCTCTACggcaggctgcagccagggcaGAAGGGGAATTCAGCTCTTCTAG GTCTTCATGACAGAGTTTACAGCCTGCCAGACATCAACA GTGAATGCCAGCACCCTGCCAATGGTGGCACTGGGGATGACAGTGGTGATGAGGATGATGTGCTCCACGGAGCTGAAGCAGAGTGCTACAACAGA ATGCGCAAGACAAAGCGCCTGCTGTCCGTGCACCCCTTTGATTTCGAGCTGGACTCGGAGTACTCTGCCCAGTCTCGCCGCCAATCTGCCCAGCTCTCTCCAGTGGCCATCAGCTCTGATGCTTTCCAG TCCTTCCCAGATTTCTCTGGCCCAGCTGAGGATGCTCCCCGAGAGCCCCGGCTGGAGGAGGCTGACCTGGCAGCTGTGTTCCACATCTTgagggagcaggagcagcacctcAGCCCTCCGGAGCAGCACTTCAGCACAGAGGTTCGACTCACGCTCAATGCACGCAGACGGAGCCTGGACAGAAGTTCAAAGCCTG GCAGCCCCTGGGTGGAGCAGCCCCGGTCCCCCTACTCTGCAGACATGGACACCTCTGATGAGGATGTGAAGGGAGCCCCAAAGCtcgctgcctgcctgcctcacCACCTGAAACGCCGGAGCAGAGCCTCCTCCCAGGAGAACATCAGCCACAGCTCGGGAAGTCAG ATTCACGAGCTCAACAAACGCATGTCAGTGATTGAACGCGTGCTGAACCGCTTGGAGGAAAAAATCCTGGTGCGCTCTGCTGAG TCTCCGGCCACAGAGTCCCAGCTTGATCCTgatgctgaggaggaggagttGAAGAGGAAGCTGGAGGAGTTCACCAGCAACATCAGCGACAGAGAAGTCtcttctgaagaagaggagcgtgaagaaaggaagggagtgAAGAGACCTGAGATGAGCTCCTCCAGTGATGATGTGGCCAATGAAGCTCGAAAG AGGTCCTCAGCTCAGGCTTTGAGTGAAATCACGGCCAAAGCACTGAGAGCCATAAATGCCACGGAGAAAGCGGTCTCTGAGTCACTGCAAGGACAGAGCTGGGGCAGTggtggctgtgctctgcatctCAGCATGGAGAATGGGAAAGAGGCGGCTGAAGCATACCGTGAGCTTGAGGAAAAT GTCTACCTGGCTGCTGGGAAGGCCTATCAGCTGGAGACAACCCTGTCAGAGCTCGAGGAAGGGGCTCGGCACTGCGGCACGACCGACTCGGAGCTGTCGGAGCTGGAGGACAAAGTGGCCTCGGCAGCTGCGCAGGTACAGCAGGCAGAGAGCGAG ATATCGGATATTGAATCTCGAATCGCAGCTCTGTCTGCTGCGGGGCTGACGGTGAAGCCGGTGGAAAAGGCAAGGAAGAAATCAAATGGGCAG GCTTTCCACCTCTGCTCCCCCACCCCCACCAGCAGTCCAGGGGAGTCTTTGGATGATGTTAAG GCGATGTCTGGGCCCCAGGTCCTCAGGAGGAGGTTCAACAGTCCCTTTGAGATCACTG GCTTCGATGACTCCTTTGACCGCAACTCGGTTTACCGCGGCTCGCTGACGCAGAGGAACCCCAATGGGAAGAACAGGAGAGTGGAGCGTCTGTTTGCG AAGCCAGTGATGACCCACTTGTCCTGA
- the MLPH gene encoding melanophilin isoform X12 has product MPCLRACFPWGGALRPVGSTLPAQHEWFGSSSCKMGRKLDLSKLTDEEAKHVWEVVQRDFDLRKKEEERLEDLKCKIDQESSKREFLTHQSHLNETHCVHCLQPFKFLLNSKRQCLDCRFYTCKSCSRYNKREQGWVCDPCRLSRVVKIGSLEWYYEHVRSRFKRFGSAKVLQSLYGRLQPGQKGNSALLGLHDRVYSLPDINSECQHPANGGTGDDSGDEDDVLHGAEAECYNRSFPDFSGPAEDAPREPRLEEADLAAVFHILREQEQHLSPPEQHFSTEVRLTLNARRRSLDRSSKPGSPWVEQPRSPYSADMDTSDEDVKGAPKLAACLPHHLKRRSRASSQENISHSSGSQSPATESQLDPDAEEEELKRKLEEFTSNISDREVSSEEEEREERKGVKRPEMSSSSDDVANEARKVYLAAGKAYQLETTLSELEEGARHCGTTDSELSELEDKVASAAAQVQQAESEISDIESRIAALSAAGLTVKPVEKARKKSNGQAFHLCSPTPTSSPGESLDDVKAMSGPQVLRRRFNSPFEITGFDDSFDRNSVYRGSLTQRNPNGKNRRVERLFAKPVMTHLS; this is encoded by the exons ATGCCCTGCCTCCGTGCTTGCTTTCCTTGGGGAGGTGCTTTAAGACCTGTTGGATCTACGCTCCCTGCACAACACGAGTGGTTTGGCA GCTCGTCGTGCAAGATGGGGAGGAAGCTGGATCTCTCCAAGCTGACCGATGAGGAGGCCAAGCATGTCTGGGAGGTGGTTCAGCGTGACTTCGACCTGcggaagaaagaggaggagcgGTTGGA GGACCTGAAGTGCAAGATAGACCAGGAAAGCAGCAAGAGAGAGTTCCTGACCCACCAGTCCCACCTGAACGAAACGCACTGcgtgcactgcctgcagcccttcAAGTTCCTGCTGAACAGCAAGCGGCAGTGCCTGGATTGCCGCTTCTACACCTGCAAGAGCTGCAGCCGCTACAACaagagggagcagggctgggtctGTGACCCCTGCCGCCTCTCCAG GGTGGTGAAGATTGGTTCCCTCGAGTGGTACTACGAGCACGTGCGGTCCCGTTTCAAGAGGTTTGGAAGTGCCAAGGTGCTGCAGTCCCTCTACggcaggctgcagccagggcaGAAGGGGAATTCAGCTCTTCTAG GTCTTCATGACAGAGTTTACAGCCTGCCAGACATCAACA GTGAATGCCAGCACCCTGCCAATGGTGGCACTGGGGATGACAGTGGTGATGAGGATGATGTGCTCCACGGAGCTGAAGCAGAGTGCTACAACAGA TCCTTCCCAGATTTCTCTGGCCCAGCTGAGGATGCTCCCCGAGAGCCCCGGCTGGAGGAGGCTGACCTGGCAGCTGTGTTCCACATCTTgagggagcaggagcagcacctcAGCCCTCCGGAGCAGCACTTCAGCACAGAGGTTCGACTCACGCTCAATGCACGCAGACGGAGCCTGGACAGAAGTTCAAAGCCTG GCAGCCCCTGGGTGGAGCAGCCCCGGTCCCCCTACTCTGCAGACATGGACACCTCTGATGAGGATGTGAAGGGAGCCCCAAAGCtcgctgcctgcctgcctcacCACCTGAAACGCCGGAGCAGAGCCTCCTCCCAGGAGAACATCAGCCACAGCTCGGGAAGTCAG TCTCCGGCCACAGAGTCCCAGCTTGATCCTgatgctgaggaggaggagttGAAGAGGAAGCTGGAGGAGTTCACCAGCAACATCAGCGACAGAGAAGTCtcttctgaagaagaggagcgtgaagaaaggaagggagtgAAGAGACCTGAGATGAGCTCCTCCAGTGATGATGTGGCCAATGAAGCTCGAAAG GTCTACCTGGCTGCTGGGAAGGCCTATCAGCTGGAGACAACCCTGTCAGAGCTCGAGGAAGGGGCTCGGCACTGCGGCACGACCGACTCGGAGCTGTCGGAGCTGGAGGACAAAGTGGCCTCGGCAGCTGCGCAGGTACAGCAGGCAGAGAGCGAG ATATCGGATATTGAATCTCGAATCGCAGCTCTGTCTGCTGCGGGGCTGACGGTGAAGCCGGTGGAAAAGGCAAGGAAGAAATCAAATGGGCAG GCTTTCCACCTCTGCTCCCCCACCCCCACCAGCAGTCCAGGGGAGTCTTTGGATGATGTTAAG GCGATGTCTGGGCCCCAGGTCCTCAGGAGGAGGTTCAACAGTCCCTTTGAGATCACTG GCTTCGATGACTCCTTTGACCGCAACTCGGTTTACCGCGGCTCGCTGACGCAGAGGAACCCCAATGGGAAGAACAGGAGAGTGGAGCGTCTGTTTGCG AAGCCAGTGATGACCCACTTGTCCTGA
- the MLPH gene encoding melanophilin isoform X2, translating into MPCLRACFPWGGALRPVGSTLPAQHEWFGSSSCKMGRKLDLSKLTDEEAKHVWEVVQRDFDLRKKEEERLEDLKCKIDQESSKREFLTHQSHLNETHCVHCLQPFKFLLNSKRQCLDCRFYTCKSCSRYNKREQGWVCDPCRLSRVVKIGSLEWYYEHVRSRFKRFGSAKVLQSLYGRLQPGQKGNSALLGLHDRVYSLPDINSECQHPANGGTGDDSGDEDDVLHGAEAECYNRMRKTKRLLSVHPFDFELDSEYSAQSRRQSAQLSPVAISSDAFQSFPDFSGPAEDAPREPRLEEADLAAVFHILREQEQHLSPPEQHFSTEVRLTLNARRRSLDRSSKPGSPWVEQPRSPYSADMDTSDEDVKGAPKLAACLPHHLKRRSRASSQENISHSSGSQIHELNKRMSVIERVLNRLEEKILSPATESQLDPDAEEEELKRKLEEFTSNISDREVSSEEEEREERKGVKRPEMSSSSDDVANEARKRSSAQALSEITAKALRAINATEKAVSESLQGQSWGSGGCALHLSMENGKEAAEAYRELEENVYLAAGKAYQLETTLSELEEGARHCGTTDSELSELEDKVASAAAQVQQAESEISDIESRIAALSAAGLTVKPVEKARKKSNGQAFHLCSPTPTSSPGESLDDVKAMSGPQVLRRRFNSPFEITGFDDSFDRNSVYRGSLTQRNPNGKNRRVERLFAKPVMTHLS; encoded by the exons ATGCCCTGCCTCCGTGCTTGCTTTCCTTGGGGAGGTGCTTTAAGACCTGTTGGATCTACGCTCCCTGCACAACACGAGTGGTTTGGCA GCTCGTCGTGCAAGATGGGGAGGAAGCTGGATCTCTCCAAGCTGACCGATGAGGAGGCCAAGCATGTCTGGGAGGTGGTTCAGCGTGACTTCGACCTGcggaagaaagaggaggagcgGTTGGA GGACCTGAAGTGCAAGATAGACCAGGAAAGCAGCAAGAGAGAGTTCCTGACCCACCAGTCCCACCTGAACGAAACGCACTGcgtgcactgcctgcagcccttcAAGTTCCTGCTGAACAGCAAGCGGCAGTGCCTGGATTGCCGCTTCTACACCTGCAAGAGCTGCAGCCGCTACAACaagagggagcagggctgggtctGTGACCCCTGCCGCCTCTCCAG GGTGGTGAAGATTGGTTCCCTCGAGTGGTACTACGAGCACGTGCGGTCCCGTTTCAAGAGGTTTGGAAGTGCCAAGGTGCTGCAGTCCCTCTACggcaggctgcagccagggcaGAAGGGGAATTCAGCTCTTCTAG GTCTTCATGACAGAGTTTACAGCCTGCCAGACATCAACA GTGAATGCCAGCACCCTGCCAATGGTGGCACTGGGGATGACAGTGGTGATGAGGATGATGTGCTCCACGGAGCTGAAGCAGAGTGCTACAACAGA ATGCGCAAGACAAAGCGCCTGCTGTCCGTGCACCCCTTTGATTTCGAGCTGGACTCGGAGTACTCTGCCCAGTCTCGCCGCCAATCTGCCCAGCTCTCTCCAGTGGCCATCAGCTCTGATGCTTTCCAG TCCTTCCCAGATTTCTCTGGCCCAGCTGAGGATGCTCCCCGAGAGCCCCGGCTGGAGGAGGCTGACCTGGCAGCTGTGTTCCACATCTTgagggagcaggagcagcacctcAGCCCTCCGGAGCAGCACTTCAGCACAGAGGTTCGACTCACGCTCAATGCACGCAGACGGAGCCTGGACAGAAGTTCAAAGCCTG GCAGCCCCTGGGTGGAGCAGCCCCGGTCCCCCTACTCTGCAGACATGGACACCTCTGATGAGGATGTGAAGGGAGCCCCAAAGCtcgctgcctgcctgcctcacCACCTGAAACGCCGGAGCAGAGCCTCCTCCCAGGAGAACATCAGCCACAGCTCGGGAAGTCAG ATTCACGAGCTCAACAAACGCATGTCAGTGATTGAACGCGTGCTGAACCGCTTGGAGGAAAAAATCCTG TCTCCGGCCACAGAGTCCCAGCTTGATCCTgatgctgaggaggaggagttGAAGAGGAAGCTGGAGGAGTTCACCAGCAACATCAGCGACAGAGAAGTCtcttctgaagaagaggagcgtgaagaaaggaagggagtgAAGAGACCTGAGATGAGCTCCTCCAGTGATGATGTGGCCAATGAAGCTCGAAAG AGGTCCTCAGCTCAGGCTTTGAGTGAAATCACGGCCAAAGCACTGAGAGCCATAAATGCCACGGAGAAAGCGGTCTCTGAGTCACTGCAAGGACAGAGCTGGGGCAGTggtggctgtgctctgcatctCAGCATGGAGAATGGGAAAGAGGCGGCTGAAGCATACCGTGAGCTTGAGGAAAAT GTCTACCTGGCTGCTGGGAAGGCCTATCAGCTGGAGACAACCCTGTCAGAGCTCGAGGAAGGGGCTCGGCACTGCGGCACGACCGACTCGGAGCTGTCGGAGCTGGAGGACAAAGTGGCCTCGGCAGCTGCGCAGGTACAGCAGGCAGAGAGCGAG ATATCGGATATTGAATCTCGAATCGCAGCTCTGTCTGCTGCGGGGCTGACGGTGAAGCCGGTGGAAAAGGCAAGGAAGAAATCAAATGGGCAG GCTTTCCACCTCTGCTCCCCCACCCCCACCAGCAGTCCAGGGGAGTCTTTGGATGATGTTAAG GCGATGTCTGGGCCCCAGGTCCTCAGGAGGAGGTTCAACAGTCCCTTTGAGATCACTG GCTTCGATGACTCCTTTGACCGCAACTCGGTTTACCGCGGCTCGCTGACGCAGAGGAACCCCAATGGGAAGAACAGGAGAGTGGAGCGTCTGTTTGCG AAGCCAGTGATGACCCACTTGTCCTGA